Proteins encoded by one window of Taeniopygia guttata chromosome 1A, bTaeGut7.mat, whole genome shotgun sequence:
- the LOC105758604 gene encoding potassium voltage-gated channel subfamily A member 6-like, whose product MRAEEPLALAAPRAGGEAEAEAPGEERSGGSCCSSERLVINISGLRFETQLRTLSIFPDTLLGDPSRRVRYFDPLRNEYFFDRNRPSFDAILYYYQSGGRLRRPVHVPLDIFLEEIRFYQLGQEAIETFREDEGFIPEEEKPLPQHHFQRQVWLLFEYPESSGPARAIAIVSVLVILISIVIFCLETLPEFRQEPKGPQPGFGDAAPLGDEVLLLPPLPPPSGTPPPLRPAAGSGPFFTDPFFLIETLCIIWFSFELLVRFFACPSKPEFSRNIMNIIDIVAIIPYFITLGTELAQQQQQKQQPGSSSNNGGQQQAMSLAILRVIRLVRVFRIFKLSRHSKGLQILGKTLQASMRELGLLIFFLFIGVILFSSAVYFAETDDPDSLFTSIPDAFWWAVVSMTTVGYGDMYPMTIGGKIVGSLCAIAGVLTIALPVPVIVSNFNYFYHRETDHEEQCQYTHVTCGQQQSPFSEPKKGDSNQSLSKSEFLEAEDLESMKYSNFIPPNNQGYKEKKMLTEV is encoded by the coding sequence ATGCGGGCGGAGGAGCCGCTGGCGCTGGCGGCCCCGCGGGCGGGCGGTGAGGCGGAGGCGGAGGCGCCGGGCGAGGAGCGGAGCGgcggcagctgctgcagcagcgaGCGCCTGGTGATCAACATCTCGGGGCTGCGCTTCGAGACGCAGCTGCGGACCCTCTCCATCTTCCCCGACACGCTGCTGGGGGACCCCAGCCGCCGGGTGCGCTACTTCGACCCGCTCCGCAACGAGTACTTCTTCGACCGCAACCGGCCCAGCTTCGACGCCATCCTCTACTATTACCAGTCCGGGGGCCGGCTCCGCCGGCCGGTCCATGTGCCCCTCGACATCTTCCTGGAGGAGATCCGCTTCTACCAGCTGGGCCAGGAGGCTATCGAGACGTTCCGGGAGGACGAGGGCTTCATCCCCGAGGAGGAGAAGCCCCTGCCCCAGCATCACTTCCAGCGCCAGGTCTGGCTGCTCTTTGAGTACCCCGAGAGCTCCGGGCCGGCCCGGGCCATCGCCATCGTCTCCGTGCTGGTCATCCTCATCTCCATCGTCATCTTCTGCCTGGAGACCCTGCCTGAGTTCCGCCAGGAGCCCAAGGGCCCCCAGCCTGGCTTCGGGGACGCTGCGCCGCTCGGGGacgaggtgctgctgctgccgccgctgccacCGCCGAGCGGGACCCCCCCGCCCCTGCGTCCCGCCGCCGGCTCCGGCCCGTTCTTCACAGACCCCTTCTTCCTCATCGAGACCCTGTGCATCATCTGGTTCTCCTTCGAGCTCCTCGTGCGCTTTTTCGCCTGCCCCAGCAAGCCCGAGTTCTCCCGCAACATCATGAACATCATCGACATCGTGGCCATCATCCCCTACTTCATCACCCTGGGCACCgagctggcccagcagcagcagcagaagcagcaacctgggagcagcagcaacaaCGGGGGCCAGCAGCAAGCCATGTCCCTGGCCATCCTCAGAGTCATCCGCCTGGTCAGAGTGTTCAGGATCTTCAAGCTCTCCAGGCACTCCAAGGGGCTGCAGATCTTAGGGAAAACTCTCCAGGCCAgcatgagggagctgggcctcctcatcttcttcctcttcatcgGGGTGATCCTCTTCTCCAGCGCTGTCTACTTTGCAGAAACTGACGACCCTGACTCACTGTTCACCAGCATCCCTGATGCTTTCTGGTGGGCTGTGGTGTCCATGACCACTGTGGGCTATGGGGACATGTATCCCATGACCATTGGTGGCAAGATTGTGGGCTCCTTGTGTGCCATCGCTGGTGTGCTCACCATTGCCCTGCCTGTTCCCGTCATCGTGTCCAACTTCAACTACTTCTACCACCGAGAGACTGACCACGAGGAGCAGTGCCAGTACACCCACGTCACCTGTGGCCAGCAGCAGTCACCCTTCTCTGAGCCCAAGAAGGGGGACAGTAATCAGTCCCTCAGCAAATCTGAATTCCTGGAAGCAGAAGACCTGGAGTCCATGAAATATTCCAACTTCATTCCTCCCAATAACCAGGGatataaagagaagaaaatgctgaCAGAGGTGTGA